The Candidatus Eisenbacteria bacterium genome contains a region encoding:
- the fetB gene encoding iron export ABC transporter permease subunit FetB, whose protein sequence is MNVISLSAVDLSVAALLILGLAGLSAWIRLGVGRQILIAALRTTVQLLLIGWVLKALFAHIHLGWVALMALIMLAAAGREVVSRQKRPLAGWRGYGVGSSSMFISSFAITILALNLIIKPDPWYTPQYAIPLLGMMLGNTMNGIALATDRLTQSAWQQRMVIEQRLMLGHTRSQAISDIRRECLRTGMIPMINAMSAAGLVSLPGMMTGQILAGSPPVEAVKYQILIMFLITAGTGFGTILTIWLASHRLFDARHRLRLDRLKGDLPRAAQASSSMNRG, encoded by the coding sequence ATGAATGTCATCTCCCTATCGGCCGTCGACCTGAGCGTTGCCGCGCTCCTCATTTTGGGATTGGCTGGTCTCAGCGCCTGGATCCGTCTCGGTGTCGGCCGGCAAATTCTCATCGCGGCGCTGCGCACCACGGTACAATTGCTTCTGATCGGATGGGTGCTCAAGGCGCTCTTTGCCCATATCCACCTGGGATGGGTCGCCCTCATGGCCTTGATCATGCTCGCGGCGGCCGGCCGCGAGGTGGTTTCACGGCAAAAGCGGCCGCTGGCCGGATGGCGGGGTTACGGTGTCGGATCCTCTTCAATGTTCATCTCCTCCTTCGCCATTACCATCCTCGCCCTGAATCTCATCATCAAGCCCGATCCGTGGTATACGCCGCAATATGCGATCCCCCTTCTCGGTATGATGCTGGGCAATACTATGAACGGGATCGCGCTGGCGACGGACCGCCTGACGCAGAGCGCCTGGCAGCAGCGCATGGTCATCGAGCAACGGTTGATGCTGGGTCATACGAGGAGTCAGGCTATTTCCGACATCCGTCGTGAATGCTTGCGAACCGGTATGATCCCAATGATCAATGCCATGTCGGCCGCGGGACTTGTCAGTCTTCCGGGGATGATGACCGGTCAAATTCTGGCTGGAAGCCCGCCTGTGGAAGCGGTGAAATACCAAATCCTTATTATGTTTCTCATCACGGCGGGCACAGGATTCGGAACAATACTGACTATTTGGCTGGCGTCGCACAGATTGTTCGATGCCCGACATCGCCTGCGTTTGGACCGCCTCAAGGGGGATCTTCCCCGCGCCGCCCAAGCCAGTTCAAGTATGAACCGAGGTTGA
- a CDS encoding ATP-binding cassette domain-containing protein has translation MSCFRIEALRFLDLEPINLSIEPGECIALSGPSGSGKTMMLRSIADLDLHEGRIFLNDKACESFDAPDWRRRVSLLPAESGWWFDHVGPHMPNVQGDCLNRLGFDVDVMNWAIRRLSTGERQRLSFLRLLENEPMVLLLDEPTSGLDAANAKEVELMVAEYKHKMEAPVIWVSHDPDQIHRIADRAFTFSGKQLTESSKR, from the coding sequence TTGAGCTGCTTTCGGATCGAGGCGCTTCGATTCCTCGACCTCGAACCTATCAATCTCAGTATTGAACCGGGTGAATGTATCGCCCTCTCCGGACCCTCTGGTTCCGGGAAGACGATGATGCTGCGGTCGATCGCCGATCTCGACCTCCACGAAGGGCGGATTTTTCTGAATGACAAGGCTTGTGAAAGTTTCGACGCGCCGGATTGGCGGCGCCGTGTCAGCCTCCTCCCGGCCGAGAGCGGCTGGTGGTTTGATCATGTCGGCCCGCACATGCCGAATGTTCAAGGTGATTGCTTGAACCGTCTTGGTTTCGATGTGGATGTAATGAACTGGGCGATCCGCCGGCTCTCCACTGGGGAGCGCCAGCGCCTCTCCTTTCTCAGGCTTCTCGAGAATGAGCCGATGGTACTGCTCCTCGATGAGCCGACCTCCGGCCTCGACGCCGCCAATGCAAAGGAAGTGGAACTCATGGTCGCAGAATACAAACACAAGATGGAGGCGCCGGTCATCTGGGTCAGCCACGATCCGGATCAGATTCACCGAATCGCAGATAGAGCTTTTACATTTTCAGGGAAACAGCTCACGGAGTCGTCGAAACGATGA
- a CDS encoding glycosyltransferase family 4 protein — translation MKSLASLSGKSTEEPMHILYLAQFYNEPTDPGGGRHYAFTRALIGRGHQVTLVTGQENYRTGTISERYTGRLVHREEKEGVTLLRTWVLTGHRRRFALRYINQLSFLLTGLWAGARVKPKPDLIVASSPPLFVGIAGALLSKFHRSPLITDIRDLWPESVVAMGLPVHPLMVKSGYKMARWIYRSSRRMIAVTEGICSGLQKQGKRLDEITLIPNGVDLGIYENIPDAAEAVRDQETAGKFVCIYVGGMGPVHNVGTLVETAARLRDNPKIHFLLIGDGPEKNLLVQKSKEMGLNNVTFRPAVPKQEVPATLASADLCIYSLRNDPFFRGTFPNKNFDYMASGRPLVLAVEGESRRLVEEAGAGFVVTPESADEMADAILRMVSLPPEEREAMGRRGREHVLRHYHRRMLSDRFVDLVESVGAGSRGGNREASASGDRSAFSGRD, via the coding sequence GTGAAGAGCCTGGCGAGCCTGTCAGGCAAGTCAACTGAGGAACCGATGCATATTTTGTATCTCGCCCAATTCTACAATGAGCCCACCGATCCTGGGGGCGGGCGGCATTATGCGTTTACGCGGGCATTGATTGGACGCGGGCATCAGGTGACCCTCGTGACGGGGCAGGAAAACTATAGAACGGGAACGATTTCCGAACGGTATACGGGGCGCCTGGTTCATCGCGAGGAGAAGGAGGGCGTGACCCTTCTGCGCACCTGGGTGCTCACCGGTCACCGCCGCCGGTTCGCCCTACGGTATATCAATCAACTTTCATTTTTGCTGACCGGTCTATGGGCCGGCGCGCGGGTCAAACCCAAGCCGGATCTTATCGTCGCTTCATCACCCCCCCTCTTCGTCGGCATTGCCGGAGCCCTGTTGTCAAAATTCCACCGGTCGCCCTTGATTACAGATATTAGAGATCTGTGGCCGGAATCTGTGGTGGCGATGGGCCTTCCCGTACACCCCCTCATGGTGAAGAGCGGATATAAAATGGCCCGATGGATCTACCGCAGCAGCCGGCGGATGATTGCTGTGACCGAAGGAATATGCTCCGGTCTTCAGAAGCAGGGCAAGCGCCTGGACGAGATTACTCTGATTCCGAATGGTGTTGATCTTGGAATTTATGAAAACATTCCTGATGCCGCCGAAGCCGTCCGTGATCAGGAGACAGCCGGGAAATTCGTCTGCATTTATGTGGGGGGGATGGGGCCGGTTCACAATGTGGGGACTTTGGTGGAGACGGCGGCGCGGTTGCGGGATAATCCAAAGATACACTTTTTATTGATTGGGGATGGGCCGGAAAAGAATTTGCTTGTACAAAAATCGAAAGAGATGGGTTTGAACAATGTAACTTTTCGCCCGGCAGTGCCGAAACAGGAAGTGCCCGCGACACTTGCATCCGCCGATCTCTGTATTTACTCCCTGCGCAATGATCCATTCTTCCGCGGGACCTTCCCGAACAAGAATTTTGATTATATGGCAAGCGGCCGCCCGCTGGTGCTTGCTGTTGAAGGGGAATCGCGGCGGCTTGTGGAAGAGGCCGGCGCGGGGTTCGTCGTGACACCTGAGTCGGCCGATGAAATGGCCGATGCGATTTTGCGGATGGTGTCACTACCGCCGGAGGAGCGGGAAGCGATGGGTCGGCGGGGTCGTGAGCATGTCTTAAGGCATTATCATCGCCGTATGCTGAGCGACCGTTTTGTTGATCTGGTAGAGTCGGTCGGAGCGGGTTCCCGGGGCGGGAATCGTGAAGCTTCCGCGTCTGGAGATCGGTCCGCTTTCTCTGGGAGAGATTGA
- a CDS encoding class I SAM-dependent methyltransferase: MKLPRLEIGPLSLGEIEPVKDLDDAAERNREMWKRRVEEGMLYTRPWLDLDPAVLHAFIRKEIDELPDPCSYIYPSEVLENVEGKEVLCLASGGGQQSAVFGLLGAHVHVVDLSPEQLEGDRKAAKHYGYPIVTIEADMRRLSILENESIDLIYQAISLPFVPDARDVYREAARLLKPEGRYRVGHCNPATYGVDPTFWNGEFHKIKTPYHGGGEGAGQRTRASMDRLGENDRDMIL; the protein is encoded by the coding sequence GTGAAGCTTCCGCGTCTGGAGATCGGTCCGCTTTCTCTGGGAGAGATTGAGCCGGTGAAGGACCTGGATGATGCGGCCGAAAGAAACCGGGAAATGTGGAAACGCCGGGTCGAAGAGGGGATGTTGTACACCCGTCCCTGGTTGGATCTTGATCCCGCGGTTCTGCATGCGTTCATCCGCAAGGAAATCGATGAACTGCCTGACCCCTGCTCCTATATCTATCCTTCCGAGGTTCTAGAGAACGTTGAAGGCAAAGAAGTGCTGTGTCTCGCTTCGGGCGGGGGACAACAGTCCGCCGTCTTCGGCCTCCTCGGCGCCCATGTGCATGTTGTCGATTTGTCACCGGAGCAACTGGAGGGCGACCGCAAGGCGGCGAAGCATTACGGATATCCCATTGTCACAATCGAAGCCGATATGCGCCGGCTGTCAATTTTGGAGAATGAATCCATTGATTTGATCTACCAGGCGATATCCCTTCCTTTTGTGCCTGATGCCCGCGATGTATATCGAGAGGCCGCCCGTCTTTTGAAACCGGAAGGCCGATATCGCGTCGGGCATTGCAATCCAGCGACCTATGGTGTCGACCCCACTTTCTGGAATGGTGAGTTTCATAAAATCAAGACGCCCTACCACGGCGGCGGTGAAGGCGCAGGGCAACGGACACGGGCAAGCATGGATCGCCTGGGAGAGAATGACCGGGATATGATTCTATGA
- a CDS encoding class I SAM-dependent methyltransferase has protein sequence MKRDDYTAFNRKAWNQAEPIHRKQNFERLLQDFKKAGYNQLDKTATELLQAIGLAGKSVAQVCCNNGRELLSVKNLGAKRCTGFDISERFIAQARELADAGGIDCEFVSCDAYHVPSQYNESFDLVFCTVGTLGWMPELDKFFDVVKRLLVSNGRLFLYEMHPILDMFDPEESKDPLQIRHSYFRKEPFADTTGLDYYGHERYESVPQYWFPHTMAEILSLCLRGGFRLEAFREYDHDISNAYAHFEKFDARPPLSYSLTAVLEKENSDSRNSGRK, from the coding sequence ATGAAAAGAGATGACTACACGGCCTTCAACAGAAAAGCTTGGAATCAGGCCGAGCCGATTCATCGCAAACAGAACTTTGAAAGGCTGCTTCAGGATTTTAAGAAGGCGGGCTATAACCAGCTTGACAAGACAGCCACAGAACTTTTGCAGGCCATCGGCCTGGCCGGCAAGAGTGTGGCCCAGGTTTGCTGCAACAACGGAAGAGAGCTTCTCTCCGTCAAGAATTTGGGCGCGAAAAGATGTACGGGGTTTGATATTTCAGAACGTTTTATCGCCCAAGCCCGGGAGCTGGCCGATGCCGGGGGAATCGATTGTGAATTTGTTTCCTGTGATGCCTATCATGTCCCTTCCCAATACAATGAATCATTCGATCTTGTGTTTTGCACCGTCGGGACGCTTGGCTGGATGCCCGAGCTGGACAAGTTTTTTGACGTGGTGAAGCGGCTGCTGGTTTCCAACGGCCGGCTTTTCCTTTACGAGATGCATCCGATTTTAGATATGTTCGATCCAGAAGAATCAAAAGATCCTCTCCAGATCCGCCATTCCTATTTCCGGAAAGAGCCCTTTGCCGATACCACGGGATTGGATTACTACGGCCATGAGCGATACGAATCCGTGCCGCAATATTGGTTTCCTCATACAATGGCGGAAATCTTGTCTCTTTGCTTGCGCGGGGGCTTTCGCCTGGAGGCCTTCCGGGAATATGACCATGACATTTCTAATGCCTATGCTCATTTCGAAAAATTCGATGCCAGGCCGCCATTGTCCTATTCATTGACGGCGGTGTTGGAAAAGGAAAACTCTGATTCCCGGAATAGCGGCCGTAAATAG
- a CDS encoding HD domain-containing protein: protein MPEQQRNDISGKVPNNTDFNNHSADDNPLKKLAIDKDKDYIAIPIDSLRIDTVTEFDIYLQNQQSGKYVLYRRGDLPFNEEHRTKLNQSRVKAIHIDAADRFRYLRYLENNLGEIIDDDRLSNLERSKIVYDCATHLAQEIFEKPWIKKSLKRAHGIVNNTVTHLLKNPAHLTSLINLMSADYRVYSHSVNVCVYGIALGQSVGLDTWELRELGAGLLMHDLGKSEIDPNILRKGDRLTEEEWKILQTHPRLGVDILKRFPDPKPSTIDIIHQHHENCAGTGYPHGLKAERIHPYAKITSLVDTFDNLTTNKSYRKALNSFAAIRLMQDQMQHYFSPDLLKTLVVRLSEEGSKNFVIDPSSDHLRKSLKLPARRRIA from the coding sequence ATGCCCGAACAGCAACGAAATGACATCAGCGGAAAGGTCCCTAACAATACCGACTTTAATAATCACTCCGCGGACGACAACCCTCTCAAGAAATTGGCTATTGATAAAGATAAGGATTACATAGCCATCCCTATCGATAGTCTCCGCATTGACACGGTAACCGAATTTGATATTTATCTGCAGAACCAACAAAGCGGCAAATATGTTCTCTATCGACGGGGCGATCTTCCCTTTAATGAAGAGCACAGGACCAAGCTTAACCAGAGCAGGGTCAAGGCCATTCATATCGATGCCGCAGATCGGTTCCGGTATCTTCGCTACCTGGAAAACAATCTTGGTGAAATCATTGATGATGACCGCCTTTCAAATCTAGAAAGATCAAAGATCGTCTACGATTGCGCCACCCATTTAGCGCAAGAAATATTTGAGAAACCATGGATCAAGAAAAGCCTGAAACGAGCTCACGGTATCGTCAATAATACGGTCACGCATTTGCTGAAGAACCCCGCTCATCTCACAAGTTTAATCAATTTGATGTCGGCTGATTACCGCGTCTATTCGCACTCTGTGAATGTCTGCGTTTACGGCATCGCATTAGGGCAATCGGTTGGGCTTGACACCTGGGAATTAAGGGAGTTGGGAGCCGGTCTTCTCATGCATGATTTGGGGAAATCGGAAATTGATCCGAACATTCTCCGGAAAGGCGACCGCTTGACGGAAGAGGAGTGGAAAATCCTCCAAACACACCCCAGGCTCGGTGTTGATATCCTGAAGCGTTTCCCGGATCCGAAGCCATCGACGATTGATATTATCCATCAGCATCATGAAAATTGCGCGGGAACGGGGTACCCCCACGGATTAAAGGCCGAAAGAATCCATCCCTACGCAAAAATCACGAGCCTTGTCGATACCTTTGACAATTTGACAACCAACAAATCTTACCGCAAAGCCCTCAACTCCTTTGCGGCGATTCGATTGATGCAGGATCAGATGCAGCATTACTTCAGCCCCGATCTCCTCAAGACGCTGGTTGTCAGGCTGAGCGAAGAGGGATCAAAGAATTTTGTGATCGACCCATCATCTGATCATTTGCGAAAGAGTTTGAAGCTGCCGGCCCGCCGCCGGATTGCCTGA